The genomic segment tttttttaaaatgacAGTGTAGCTACCAGGTGGCGTAGTGGAACTCTTCCATTCTTTGAGGAGAACCCTGACAGAAAGATATCGACTAGTCATGGCGTCTGTTCGGTTGTCCAGGTCTCAAAGATTCTTCACGAACTTATCTCTGATCCTCCTGGGTGGATCCATCTCTCTGCTCCTGTGGGCCGCTCTCAGACACCCGCCGGGCTCTGCCAGGAGTCGTCTCCCCGCTCTGGACCTCTTGCCCCTGGACTACGCTGCCGACCTGCCGGCCTGCACAGCCATCATCCAGGGAGACCTGGAGGGTCTGGAGAGGAAGCAGCTCAGCCTCCTGCTGAAGACTATGAAGAAACAGCAGCTGCTGTCAGAGGCGTTCTACCACAACGTGACTCAGGACTGTCAGAGGTACGTTACAGAAAGAGAGTTCATCACCGTTCCTCtcagtcaggaggaggaggagttccCCATCGCCTACTCCATGGTCATCCACCACAAGATTGAGATGTTTGAGCGGCTCCTACGTGCCGTGTACACTCCTCAGAACGTGTACTGCGTCCACATCGATCAGAAGTCATCCGAGGACTTCAGGACGGCAGTGAGGGCTATCGTGTCCTGTCTGCCTAATGTGTTTGTGGCCAGTAAGTTAGAGAGTGTGGTATACGCCTCCTGGTCCAGAGTGCAGGCTGATCTGAACTGTATGGAGGATCTCCTGAAGTCACCTGTCCAGTGGAGGtacctgatcaacacctgtggaACAGACTTCCCCATTAAGACCAACGCTGAGATGGTTCAGGCCCTCAAGCTGCAGAACGGGAGGAACAGCATGGAGTCAGAGACCACCGACGACTATAAAAACAGCAGATGGCAGTTTCACCACAAAATCACCAGCAACATGGTGGTCAAGACGAACGTTAGGAAGAGCCCTCCTCCAATCAGCACCCCCATGTTCTCTGGCAACGCCTACTTCCTGGTGTCCAGGGCCTTCGTCCGTCACGTGATGAAGTCTCAGGAGGTCCGGTTGCTGTTGGAGTGGGAGAAGGACACCTACAGTCCTGATGAACATCTGTGGGCCACTCTGCAGCGCATGCCCTCTGTGCCAGGATCTAACCCTCCCCACATCAAGTACCATGAATCAGACATGAACGCCATCGCTCGCATCGTGAAGTGGCGTTCCCTGGAAGGAGATGTGAGGAACGGAGCCCCATACCCACCCTGCTCGGGTGACTACAGGAGGTCCATTTGTGTCTACGGTGCTGGAGATCTCCGGTGGCTCCTAAAACATCACCACCTCATCGCTAACAAGTTTGACCCTGAGGTGGATGATGTGGCTATCAGGTGTCTGGAGTCGTACCTGCGCTTCAAAGCTGCATACCGTGTTTCACGAAGGACAGTGGAATCTGACAGGATCTTACAAAAACTATGAAATGTTAAGTTGTAAATACGTTAATGTGCATTtatttaaaatatgttttgaaatgTTGTATATTTCTGATGGTGCTGTAAAGAGGGTTGTAAATACAGTAATGTAGGTTTTATttcaaatatacactgagtgtttaaaacattaggaacacctccctaatattgagttgcaccaccccttttgtcctcagaacagcctcaatgtaTTGGGGCATGCACTCTGCAAGGTGTGGAAAGCcttccacagggattctggcccatgttgactccaatgcttcccacagttgtgtcaggttggctggatgtcctttgggtggtggaccattcttga from the Salmo salar chromosome ssa17, Ssal_v3.1, whole genome shotgun sequence genome contains:
- the LOC106598411 gene encoding beta-1,3-galactosyl-O-glycosyl-glycoprotein beta-1,6-N-acetylglucosaminyltransferase 3-like, whose translation is MASVRLSRSQRFFTNLSLILLGGSISLLLWAALRHPPGSARSRLPALDLLPLDYAADLPACTAIIQGDLEGLERKQLSLLLKTMKKQQLLSEAFYHNVTQDCQRYVTEREFITVPLSQEEEEFPIAYSMVIHHKIEMFERLLRAVYTPQNVYCVHIDQKSSEDFRTAVRAIVSCLPNVFVASKLESVVYASWSRVQADLNCMEDLLKSPVQWRYLINTCGTDFPIKTNAEMVQALKLQNGRNSMESETTDDYKNSRWQFHHKITSNMVVKTNVRKSPPPISTPMFSGNAYFLVSRAFVRHVMKSQEVRLLLEWEKDTYSPDEHLWATLQRMPSVPGSNPPHIKYHESDMNAIARIVKWRSLEGDVRNGAPYPPCSGDYRRSICVYGAGDLRWLLKHHHLIANKFDPEVDDVAIRCLESYLRFKAAYRVSRRTVESDRILQKL